A region of the Methylobacterium nodulans ORS 2060 genome:
GCCCGAGACAGGGCGACAATCCCAAAAGCCCTCTTTGATCGCCTGGCCGACGCTGCTTGTCACCAGCCTGAAAGAGCCAAACTCGAGCTGAGAGCCGGGAATCCAGATCGACTGCAATCCGTATTCTTCATAGATTACATCCGTCAGCCGTGCGCCCTCGGGCGGCGTCCAGTCCACGGTATCATAGGCAATCGCCGGCGGATGGTGACGTGCTCCCCTGAATTCCGGCCGGGGATAAGTTGGGTCCAGCGCCTGAGCCTGCGCCCCGTGACCGCGTGGTTCGAAGACTAAGTGCGGCAAAGCCGGGTCACAGAGTCTGCCCGGTCGCCGCCCCGTGCGACCGGTGTTGTTCCGAGTCTGCAAGATTCATGAGAACGAAATCTATGAACTCCTGCACATGCGGCTTGTCCAAAGATGCCCGGTTCACCTTCAAATAGTATCCCCGGTCAACCCGGAGAGGGGCGTCGAACAATACGCAGAGCGCGCCTTCGTCCACCAGCGATCTAACGAGGTGACGCCACCCCAGAACGACTCCCTCTCCTTTGACCGCGGCGTTCAGAAGAAGCGGGTAATTGTTGCTGGTCATGATGGGAGAAAAGTGCGGCATATCGAGACCGTTCGCGTGAAACCAGCTAGCCCAGGTGATCGGATGCCAGCCAATGGCTTCAGCGGTCCAATGCTTCCGGTGCAGCTCCAACAAATCCGCGCGTCCGAGACTTTGGGCGTCCGGAAACGGCCCATGGCGTTCTAGATAGGCTGGGCTGCATACCGGCTGGACGACTTCCGGAAAGAGATAATAG
Encoded here:
- a CDS encoding LysR substrate-binding domain-containing protein, giving the protein MSLKRRYLPSLGSFAAFEVAAKHLSFTLAGNELNVTQAAISQQIRGLEKSLGATLFVRKHNSLELTSNGQQLLSAVSDGLDIICHAINGLNASSGPPVITCSGTLAAIACWLKPFVDRFRSERSDVRFVLLASDEDDTLRNFDEVDLSFIFGNERCEVGECLYYLFPEVVQPVCSPAYLERHGPFPDAQSLGRADLLELHRKHWTAEAIGWHPITWASWFHANGLDMPHFSPIMTSNNYPLLLNAAVKGEGVVLGWRHLVRSLVDEGALCVLFDAPLRVDRGYYLKVNRASLDKPHVQEFIDFVLMNLADSEQHRSHGAATGQTL